A single window of Acidobacteriota bacterium DNA harbors:
- a CDS encoding DUF4388 domain-containing protein, with protein sequence MVSERSDSRNRMMSGGSLERTPFAEVIRMLYRERATAKLLVSYRGEERTFWFDRGQILSASSNREAQLVGDLLRTFGLADESLLMSAFEKALAEPGRGLARALTESGAVADYVADAAVRALSERLFFETFRWTNGVFTVSPLESAAVVPVRADRPTGGLLLEALRRLPAPAAQLNTPLSPAARPVFAPDLLLRYQAFTVSAVEAEVLGRIDGAMTVEQIHPDQRVVARLAATGLVHLVAPGRTIEKSGVPEGLLLLNVDVAGAAPAARVAEQSDIQRDLVRRTYRRLDWASHYDVLGVERDVAPEALARAIHERARLFHPDHHLKAHLGDDRDALEALFARVREAERAFRTPESRAQYDRAQEIHGDTVALPGTEPTVEVQKEIARKNYVRAKALYEEEDYFPAYEMIRQAVEFDPEQKEYWVLLSRIQRKNPKWIKQATETMRRAVKKMPDSVDLWWELAEACAHERNAPERVKALKEVMRLDPVNRRAQQALAEINGKS encoded by the coding sequence ATGGTTTCCGAGCGTTCGGACTCGCGCAATCGCATGATGTCGGGGGGCTCTCTCGAGCGGACGCCGTTCGCCGAGGTCATCCGCATGCTCTATCGCGAGCGCGCGACGGCGAAGCTTCTCGTCTCGTACCGGGGCGAGGAACGGACGTTCTGGTTCGACCGGGGCCAGATTCTCTCGGCCAGCTCGAACCGCGAGGCGCAGCTCGTCGGCGACCTCCTGCGGACGTTCGGCCTCGCCGACGAGAGCCTTCTCATGTCGGCGTTCGAGAAGGCGCTCGCCGAGCCCGGACGCGGCCTCGCCCGCGCCCTCACGGAATCCGGCGCGGTTGCCGACTACGTGGCGGACGCGGCGGTTCGTGCTCTTTCCGAGCGCCTGTTCTTCGAGACGTTTCGCTGGACGAACGGCGTCTTCACGGTGTCCCCGCTCGAGAGCGCGGCCGTCGTGCCGGTCCGCGCGGACCGGCCCACCGGAGGCCTGCTCCTCGAGGCTCTGCGCCGGCTCCCGGCCCCCGCGGCCCAGCTCAACACGCCGCTTTCGCCCGCGGCGCGGCCCGTGTTCGCGCCGGACCTCCTCCTGCGGTATCAGGCGTTCACGGTGTCCGCGGTCGAGGCCGAGGTGCTCGGGCGCATCGACGGCGCCATGACCGTGGAGCAGATCCACCCGGACCAGCGCGTCGTCGCGCGCCTCGCGGCGACGGGACTCGTCCATCTCGTGGCCCCCGGGCGAACGATCGAGAAATCGGGAGTTCCCGAGGGGCTGCTTCTCCTGAACGTCGACGTGGCCGGCGCCGCGCCAGCGGCGCGCGTGGCCGAACAGTCCGACATCCAGCGCGACCTCGTGCGCCGCACGTACCGCCGGCTCGATTGGGCGAGCCACTACGACGTGCTCGGCGTCGAGCGCGACGTCGCTCCGGAGGCGCTCGCGCGTGCGATTCACGAGCGGGCGCGTCTGTTCCATCCCGACCACCACCTCAAGGCGCACCTCGGCGACGACCGCGATGCGCTCGAGGCGCTCTTCGCCCGCGTCCGGGAGGCCGAACGCGCCTTCCGCACACCGGAGAGCCGCGCGCAGTACGACCGCGCACAGGAGATCCACGGCGACACGGTGGCCCTGCCCGGCACCGAGCCGACCGTCGAGGTCCAGAAGGAGATCGCGCGCAAGAACTACGTGCGCGCCAAGGCCCTCTACGAGGAGGAGGACTACTTCCCGGCCTACGAAATGATCCGGCAGGCGGTCGAGTTCGACCCGGAGCAGAAGGAGTACTGGGTGCTCCTCTCGCGCATCCAGCGCAAGAACCCCAAGTGGATCAAGCAGGCGACCGAGACGATGCGCCGCGCGGTCAAGAAAATGCCGGACAGCGTCGACCTCTGGTGGGAGCTGGCCGAGGCCTGTGCGCACGAGCGTAACGCTCCCGAGCGCGTGAAGGCCCTGAAAGAGGTCATGCGTCTCGATCCCGTGAACCGGCGCGCCCAGCAGGCGCTCGCCGAGATCAACGGGAAGTCCTGA
- a CDS encoding GIY-YIG nuclease family protein, producing the protein MGAPPDLSLYPDQPGIYLYKDAAGKILYVGKARSIRKRLASYFHAGPKHPRTEALLAEFASIDTVVSKTESEALALENAFIKKNRPRYNIVLRDDKTYPYIKVTTGEAWPRALVTRKVLRDGHSYFGPFLPARTCRGAMKMVQRMFQIRTCRIEIDGKLPRPCLYYDMHACLGPCVSGLTTAEAYADAVQDVLLFLSGRNDELRPRLEEKMRAAADAERFEMAAAYRDCLRTVGGARGEAARPVGVG; encoded by the coding sequence GTGGGCGCCCCCCCGGACCTCTCCCTCTATCCCGACCAGCCTGGCATTTACCTCTACAAGGACGCCGCGGGAAAGATCCTCTATGTCGGCAAGGCGCGCTCGATCCGCAAGCGCCTCGCGTCCTACTTCCACGCCGGGCCGAAGCACCCGAGGACCGAGGCGCTCCTCGCCGAGTTCGCCTCCATCGACACGGTCGTCTCGAAGACCGAGAGCGAGGCGCTCGCGCTCGAAAACGCGTTCATCAAGAAGAACCGGCCGCGCTACAACATCGTCCTCCGCGACGACAAAACGTACCCCTACATCAAGGTCACGACGGGGGAGGCCTGGCCCCGGGCGCTCGTGACGCGCAAGGTCCTCCGGGACGGCCACAGCTACTTCGGCCCGTTCCTCCCGGCCCGCACGTGCCGCGGCGCGATGAAGATGGTGCAGCGGATGTTCCAGATCCGCACCTGCCGCATCGAGATCGACGGCAAGCTCCCGCGGCCCTGCCTCTACTACGACATGCACGCCTGCCTCGGGCCGTGCGTCTCGGGCCTCACGACGGCCGAGGCGTATGCGGACGCGGTGCAGGATGTCCTGCTTTTCCTCTCGGGGCGGAACGACGAGCTGCGCCCGCGGCTCGAGGAGAAGATGCGCGCCGCCGCCGACGCCGAGCGATTCGAGATGGCGGCCGCCTACCGCGACTGCCTCCGCACGGTCGGCGGAGCTCGCGGAGAAGCAGCGCGTCCAGTCGGTGTCGGGTGA
- a CDS encoding ABC transporter permease: MNAGRVRTWRAAALFALFPLLALLAPVFAREKPWLETKTGETIVRAPVPFDPDAADLDRRLQPPSWKHLLGTDELGRDVLARTLHGSRVSVAAGLLASALALLLGASLGAIGGWAGGGADRGVLFLVNVVQALPALVLVVAGASFLPPSFLVAAVLIALTGWTDTARIVRAEARKIREAPFVDAARAAGASSPRLVLVHVLPHALPPALALLPYVLGAAVLTEAALSFLGLGAPPPEASWGRALAEARNLLPGAWWCVLPPAAALFLLVLSARRLGDAAAARDVQLPSP, from the coding sequence GTGAACGCCGGCCGCGTCCGGACGTGGCGGGCCGCCGCGCTCTTCGCGCTGTTCCCGCTGCTCGCGCTCCTCGCTCCGGTCTTCGCGCGGGAGAAACCCTGGCTGGAGACGAAGACGGGCGAAACGATCGTTCGGGCGCCGGTCCCGTTCGATCCGGACGCCGCGGACCTCGACCGGCGTCTTCAGCCTCCCTCGTGGAAGCATCTCCTGGGAACGGACGAGCTCGGGCGGGACGTGCTGGCGCGCACGCTGCACGGGTCGCGCGTCTCGGTGGCGGCGGGTCTCCTCGCGTCCGCGCTCGCGCTCCTCCTCGGGGCGAGCCTCGGCGCGATCGGCGGTTGGGCCGGCGGCGGCGCGGATCGCGGCGTCCTGTTTCTCGTCAACGTCGTCCAGGCGCTGCCCGCTCTCGTCCTCGTCGTCGCGGGAGCGTCTTTCCTGCCGCCGTCGTTCCTCGTCGCGGCCGTGCTCATCGCCCTGACGGGCTGGACGGACACGGCCCGCATCGTCCGGGCCGAGGCGCGGAAGATCCGCGAAGCGCCATTCGTCGACGCGGCCCGCGCCGCCGGAGCGTCCTCGCCCCGGCTGGTTCTCGTGCACGTGCTCCCGCACGCTCTTCCGCCCGCTCTCGCGCTCCTGCCCTACGTACTGGGCGCGGCCGTGCTCACGGAGGCGGCGCTGTCGTTCCTCGGGCTCGGCGCGCCCCCGCCCGAAGCCTCGTGGGGCCGCGCGCTCGCCGAGGCGCGCAACCTCCTGCCGGGCGCATGGTGGTGCGTCCTGCCGCCCGCCGCCGCGCTCTTCCTGCTCGTCCTCTCGGCGCGCCGGCTCGGAGACGCCGCGGCGGCACGGGACGTACAATTGCCGTCCCCGTGA
- a CDS encoding acyl-CoA thioesterase, translating to MPDEKPDEPKGPAVYCTLAVRYAETDAQRVVYHGNYIVWFEVGRTTYCDRVGYPYARMEAEGIFITVVDVRARYRKSARYGDVVTVRTRCSEMKSRGCAFTYEVLLPDGSVAVEGETRHLFLDAGGHPRTVPPGIADAFRAFMGPAA from the coding sequence ATGCCCGACGAGAAGCCGGACGAACCGAAGGGTCCCGCGGTTTATTGCACCCTCGCGGTGCGCTACGCCGAGACCGACGCCCAGCGCGTCGTCTACCACGGCAACTACATCGTCTGGTTCGAGGTCGGCCGCACGACCTACTGCGACCGCGTGGGCTACCCGTACGCGCGGATGGAGGCCGAGGGCATCTTCATCACCGTCGTGGACGTCCGGGCGCGGTATCGGAAGTCGGCACGCTACGGCGACGTCGTGACCGTGCGGACGCGCTGCTCCGAAATGAAGAGCCGCGGCTGCGCCTTCACGTACGAGGTGCTCCTCCCGGACGGGAGCGTCGCCGTCGAGGGCGAGACGCGCCACCTGTTCCTCGACGCGGGCGGCCATCCGCGGACGGTCCCGCCCGGCATCGCGGACGCGTTCCGCGCGTTCATGGGGCCTGCGGCCTGA
- a CDS encoding aldehyde dehydrogenase encodes MKKRAFTNKPIIDGQDVDTGRTFKAVNPSTGEPFADVYRAGPAEIDAAVASARKAFLSWSKTPVTARQKLLARLLEEVRKSHEDIARLIATEQGKPIGEARAVDVVPAADTLRYLSRHAASILAERPVDYAQILFAHKSGSYRLEPLGVVAIVTPWNFPFGIPFVEVAACLAAGDTVVLKPASATALTGLAVGDLCRRAGIPPGVVNVVTAGGEDTNRLIEHPGIAKILFTGAVETGIGVMQRAAKNLTGVVLELGGKDPAVVAADADLDRASSGIVWGAFVNAGQACGSVERVYVVKDVAEDFLGKVVAKAKALRLGDPLSPSTDMGPLTTEAQRALVEAHVADAKAKGAKILTGGKRPRAKGWWYPPTVLTNVDHSMRCMHEETFGPLLPVMVVDTLDEGIRLANESEFGLTASGWTRSRRTARRLAEELHAGTVTINDHLFSFGEPTATWGGVKKSGVGRSHAAFGLHELVNIKHVSVDMGNSGAMPWWYPYDSAFHAFTKRAFGTLYSNDPRTKLPDALGLLGSGRFFGYVKVSTLATRLGKMF; translated from the coding sequence GTGAAGAAGCGCGCGTTCACGAACAAGCCCATCATCGACGGGCAGGACGTCGATACCGGCCGGACGTTCAAGGCCGTGAACCCCTCCACGGGCGAGCCGTTCGCGGACGTCTACCGCGCGGGCCCTGCGGAGATCGACGCCGCGGTCGCATCCGCCCGCAAGGCGTTCCTCTCGTGGTCGAAGACGCCGGTGACGGCGAGGCAGAAACTCCTTGCGCGCCTTCTCGAGGAGGTCCGCAAGTCTCACGAGGACATCGCGCGCCTCATCGCGACCGAGCAGGGCAAGCCGATCGGCGAGGCGCGCGCCGTGGACGTCGTTCCCGCCGCGGACACCCTGCGGTACCTCTCGCGCCACGCCGCTTCGATCCTCGCGGAGCGCCCGGTCGACTACGCCCAGATCCTGTTCGCGCACAAGTCGGGGTCCTACCGGCTGGAGCCGCTCGGCGTCGTCGCGATCGTGACCCCGTGGAACTTCCCGTTCGGGATCCCGTTCGTCGAGGTCGCCGCCTGTCTCGCGGCGGGGGACACGGTCGTCCTCAAGCCGGCTTCGGCGACGGCGCTCACGGGCCTCGCCGTCGGCGACCTCTGCCGGCGCGCCGGCATCCCGCCCGGCGTCGTGAACGTCGTGACGGCGGGCGGCGAGGACACGAACCGCCTCATCGAGCACCCCGGGATCGCGAAGATCCTCTTCACGGGCGCCGTCGAGACGGGCATCGGCGTCATGCAGCGCGCCGCGAAGAACCTCACGGGCGTCGTGCTCGAGCTGGGCGGCAAGGACCCCGCGGTCGTCGCGGCGGACGCCGACCTCGACAGGGCCTCGTCCGGGATCGTCTGGGGCGCGTTCGTGAACGCGGGCCAGGCTTGCGGCTCGGTGGAGCGCGTCTACGTCGTCAAGGACGTGGCCGAGGATTTCCTCGGGAAGGTCGTCGCCAAGGCAAAGGCGCTGAGGCTGGGCGATCCGCTCTCGCCGTCCACCGACATGGGGCCCCTGACCACGGAGGCGCAGCGCGCGCTGGTCGAGGCCCACGTCGCGGACGCGAAGGCAAAGGGCGCGAAGATCCTCACGGGAGGCAAGCGTCCGCGCGCGAAGGGCTGGTGGTATCCGCCGACCGTTCTCACGAACGTCGACCACTCGATGCGCTGCATGCACGAGGAGACGTTCGGCCCCCTCCTGCCGGTCATGGTCGTCGACACGCTCGACGAGGGAATCCGCCTCGCGAACGAGTCGGAGTTCGGTCTCACGGCGTCCGGCTGGACGCGCTCTCGGCGCACGGCGCGGCGCCTCGCCGAGGAGCTCCACGCGGGCACCGTGACGATCAACGACCACCTGTTCTCGTTCGGCGAGCCCACGGCGACCTGGGGCGGCGTCAAGAAGTCGGGCGTCGGGCGCAGTCACGCCGCCTTCGGCCTCCACGAGCTCGTGAACATCAAACACGTGAGCGTGGACATGGGGAACTCGGGCGCGATGCCGTGGTGGTACCCGTACGACTCCGCGTTCCACGCCTTCACGAAGAGGGCGTTTGGGACGCTCTACTCGAACGACCCCCGGACGAAGCTGCCCGACGCGCTCGGCCTGCTCGGCAGCGGCCGCTTCTTCGGTTACGTGAAGGTGTCGACGCTCGCGACGCGCCTCGGCAAGATGTTCTGA
- a CDS encoding anthranilate synthase component I family protein: MRAESAEQLPLVLAALDSVASSGDRHLLAAGFISYEAGVWVEGSTSLVRPHDFLPFAEFFVFDTRKAAPSRRDPPPPAAFPSFTFKERASAQRSLSSDEWSSGVADIRDGIARGDVYQVNLSYRTRFAARVDPFALARELHAKSPVPYAVTLASPDWAVVSNSPELFLDVDLRAGRAVTKPIKGTAPRGDSAESDAAAGARLVASAKDRAENVMITDLLRNDLGRVAVPGGVATTSLAALRTFAHLHHLESTVEARLAPGTRLSDVLRATLPGGSITGAPKRAALGFIRRLEPVARGAYTGVAGFVRGDGRAVFNVAIRTAITGRDTVDYHAGGGIVWDSNAGAEWAETLTKSREMEAFLA; the protein is encoded by the coding sequence GTGCGCGCCGAAAGCGCAGAGCAGCTGCCCTTGGTCCTCGCCGCGTTGGATTCTGTCGCCTCGAGCGGCGACCGACACCTGCTTGCGGCCGGATTCATCTCTTACGAGGCGGGCGTGTGGGTCGAAGGCTCGACCTCTCTCGTGCGCCCCCACGACTTTCTTCCCTTCGCAGAATTCTTCGTCTTCGACACCCGGAAGGCCGCGCCATCCCGCCGCGACCCGCCGCCTCCCGCTGCATTCCCCTCTTTCACCTTCAAAGAACGGGCGAGCGCGCAGCGCTCGCTCTCCTCGGACGAGTGGTCGAGCGGTGTCGCGGACATTCGTGACGGCATCGCCCGCGGGGACGTCTACCAGGTGAACCTGTCGTACCGCACGCGATTCGCCGCGCGCGTCGATCCGTTCGCGCTCGCCCGCGAGCTCCACGCGAAGAGCCCGGTGCCGTACGCCGTGACGCTCGCGTCTCCGGACTGGGCCGTCGTCTCGAACTCGCCGGAGCTGTTCCTGGACGTCGACCTCCGCGCGGGGCGGGCCGTCACGAAGCCGATCAAGGGCACGGCGCCGCGGGGCGACTCGGCCGAGTCCGACGCGGCGGCCGGCGCACGACTCGTCGCATCCGCGAAGGACCGCGCCGAGAACGTCATGATCACGGACCTCCTTCGGAACGACCTCGGGCGCGTCGCCGTTCCGGGAGGCGTCGCGACGACCTCGCTCGCCGCTCTCCGCACGTTCGCGCACCTCCACCATCTGGAGTCCACCGTCGAGGCGCGGCTCGCGCCCGGCACGCGGCTCTCCGACGTACTTCGGGCCACGCTCCCCGGGGGTTCGATCACGGGCGCCCCGAAGCGCGCCGCCCTCGGCTTCATCCGGCGCCTGGAGCCGGTTGCGCGGGGCGCGTACACGGGCGTCGCCGGATTCGTGCGGGGCGACGGCCGGGCTGTCTTCAACGTCGCGATCCGGACGGCGATCACCGGCCGGGATACAGTCGACTATCACGCGGGAGGTGGAATCGTGTGGGACTCGAACGCCGGTGCGGAGTGGGCCGAGACGCTCACCAAGTCGCGCGAGATGGAGGCGTTCCTTGCCTGA
- a CDS encoding SDR family oxidoreductase: MATRKVRKPASERSTGGTILFTGFPGFIGARLIPRLLELRPGASFECLVQEKFLPAADASVAALAAAHPHTKGRIRLVTGDITSPGLGLGAGAAKALAKKVTGCFHLAAVYDLAVARDVAMRINVEGTKNVLEFVAGAPGLRRLDYVSTAYVSGTAVGSFREKDLDVGQSFKNHYEETKFLAEVAVRESGLPATIYRPGIVVGDSRTGETAKFDGPYFALNAMSLLPSPGAFLRIGNGAAEVNLVPIDYVLEAIAQLGSWDGAIGKTYHLTDPAPETALGVAELLAKSIGKSFVFVPVPLPIAKLAFIAPQVSRWLGMPGQTLDYFDHPVHYDSALATKDLARFGLECPPFRAYVQRLVAFWKKKRAEITRGAMI, from the coding sequence ATGGCAACGCGCAAGGTCCGGAAACCCGCCTCCGAACGCTCCACCGGCGGGACCATCCTCTTCACCGGATTCCCGGGGTTCATCGGGGCCCGGCTCATTCCGCGCCTTCTCGAGCTCCGGCCCGGGGCCTCGTTCGAGTGCCTCGTCCAGGAGAAGTTCCTGCCCGCTGCCGACGCGTCGGTGGCGGCCCTCGCGGCGGCGCACCCGCACACGAAGGGCCGGATACGGCTCGTGACGGGCGACATCACGTCCCCGGGCCTCGGGCTCGGGGCGGGGGCCGCGAAGGCCCTCGCGAAGAAGGTGACGGGCTGCTTCCACCTCGCCGCCGTCTACGACCTCGCGGTGGCCCGCGACGTGGCGATGCGCATCAACGTCGAGGGCACGAAGAACGTGCTCGAGTTCGTCGCCGGCGCTCCCGGCCTACGGCGGCTCGACTACGTCTCGACGGCGTACGTCTCGGGGACGGCGGTCGGTTCGTTCCGCGAGAAGGACCTCGACGTCGGACAGTCCTTCAAAAACCACTACGAGGAGACGAAGTTCCTCGCGGAGGTGGCCGTGAGGGAGAGCGGGCTGCCGGCCACGATCTACCGGCCGGGAATCGTCGTCGGGGACTCGCGGACGGGGGAGACGGCGAAGTTCGACGGCCCGTACTTCGCGCTGAACGCAATGAGCCTTCTCCCGTCGCCGGGCGCGTTCCTGCGCATCGGGAACGGCGCCGCCGAGGTCAACCTCGTGCCGATCGACTACGTCCTCGAGGCGATCGCGCAGCTCGGCTCGTGGGACGGAGCGATCGGGAAAACGTATCACCTGACCGACCCCGCGCCCGAGACGGCGCTCGGGGTCGCCGAGCTTCTCGCGAAGTCGATCGGCAAGTCCTTCGTGTTCGTGCCCGTGCCCCTGCCGATCGCGAAGCTGGCCTTCATCGCGCCGCAGGTCTCGAGGTGGCTCGGAATGCCGGGCCAGACGCTCGACTACTTCGACCACCCGGTGCACTACGACTCCGCGCTGGCGACGAAGGACCTCGCGCGCTTCGGCCTCGAGTGCCCGCCGTTCCGCGCGTACGTCCAGCGGCTCGTGGCGTTCTGGAAGAAGAAGCGGGCCGAGATCACGCGCGGGGCGATGATCTGA
- a CDS encoding aminotransferase class IV, with protein MPEFPPLPYHSPAVQRGFGFFETALLVGRRAVLWDAHLDRLLKGLAHLELPSPSREALDAAARAALDVRAPRGDEQSGLRLTWLAAGEDVDAAASWRLDCYVLPIPESRLARRNGSHAVSLPLDLQRDTPGVKSTSYFAAIQGGRLAKKAGADEGLFRGHDGRYLEGTTTGLAAWNGGTPVLAPEGVLPSVTAAAFFEGLAAVSPIGEEHLRAGAVLLGSLTTAAPLLSLDGRPCAQPPEMLARIRAFRERLIADPTLSRSL; from the coding sequence TTGCCTGAGTTCCCGCCCCTTCCGTATCACTCGCCAGCGGTCCAGCGGGGCTTCGGCTTCTTCGAGACGGCGCTCCTCGTCGGCCGCAGGGCCGTCCTGTGGGACGCCCATCTCGACCGGCTCCTCAAGGGCCTCGCGCACCTCGAGCTCCCGTCGCCTTCGCGCGAGGCGCTCGACGCCGCGGCCCGCGCCGCCCTCGACGTCCGCGCACCGCGCGGCGACGAGCAGTCCGGCCTGCGCCTGACGTGGCTCGCGGCGGGGGAGGACGTCGACGCCGCGGCTTCCTGGAGGCTGGACTGCTACGTGCTCCCGATCCCCGAAAGCCGGCTCGCCCGCCGGAACGGCTCGCACGCGGTGTCGCTGCCCCTCGACCTGCAGCGCGACACTCCCGGCGTGAAGTCCACGAGCTACTTCGCGGCGATCCAGGGCGGCCGTCTCGCGAAGAAGGCCGGCGCCGACGAGGGCCTGTTTCGCGGTCACGACGGGCGCTATCTCGAAGGGACCACGACCGGGCTCGCGGCGTGGAACGGGGGCACGCCCGTGCTCGCGCCCGAGGGCGTGCTGCCCAGCGTCACCGCCGCCGCGTTCTTCGAGGGGTTGGCCGCCGTCTCTCCGATCGGGGAGGAGCACCTGCGCGCCGGCGCCGTCCTGCTCGGCTCGCTCACGACGGCGGCGCCCCTCCTGTCGCTGGACGGGAGGCCCTGCGCGCAGCCGCCGGAGATGCTCGCGCGGATTCGCGCGTTCAGGGAGAGGCTCATTGCCGACCCGACCCTCTCACGGTCGCTCTGA
- the coaD gene encoding pantetheine-phosphate adenylyltransferase, producing MVVRPAARRRALPARPLGAPARRRRGGTGRTIAVPVKQTAVYPGTFDPMTNGHVDLIRRGCHIFDRVMVAVLINTDKSPLFTVEERIRMISAIFKREPKVVVRSFRGLLVDFMRKENARIVVRGLRVMSDFEHEFQMALMNRRLGPEVETLFLTPKEELSYTSSRLVKQVHQLGGDVTGLVPPLVRRALLKKLPNG from the coding sequence ATGGTGGTGCGTCCTGCCGCCCGCCGCCGCGCTCTTCCTGCTCGTCCTCTCGGCGCGCCGGCTCGGAGACGCCGCGGCGGCACGGGACGTACAATTGCCGTCCCCGTGAAACAAACCGCCGTCTACCCGGGCACGTTCGACCCCATGACGAACGGCCACGTCGACCTCATCCGGCGCGGCTGCCACATCTTCGACCGCGTCATGGTCGCCGTCCTCATCAACACGGACAAGTCCCCGCTCTTCACCGTCGAGGAACGCATCCGGATGATCAGCGCGATCTTCAAGCGCGAGCCGAAGGTCGTCGTGAGGTCGTTCCGCGGCCTCCTCGTCGACTTCATGCGCAAGGAGAACGCGCGCATCGTCGTGCGCGGCCTGCGCGTGATGTCGGACTTCGAGCACGAGTTCCAGATGGCGCTCATGAACCGCCGCCTCGGCCCCGAAGTCGAGACGCTGTTCCTGACGCCGAAGGAAGAGCTCTCGTACACGTCGAGCCGGCTCGTGAAACAGGTCCACCAGCTCGGGGGCGACGTCACGGGCCTCGTCCCGCCGCTCGTGCGGCGCGCCCTGCTCAAGAAGCTCCCGAACGGCTGA
- a CDS encoding ABC transporter permease, translating to MLRFVLKRAASALLTLLGVLALVFGLLAAAPGDPAAMAAKAGARASAVSPEALAAFRNLYGLDRPPLERFGIWIVRAARFDFGISLSDGRPVGARISGALPATVTLNLAALLVALALGVTAGIAAARRPGGRLDRISGTLGDALFATPSFVLGLVLLLVFSGWLRLTPLFSDGGGFRGYVLPVVTLALPTAAFLARFVRSCVASALADPAAAAGRARGEGSGAAVRRALRRSAAPFAAMGAALVPSLVAGSVLVERVFSLPGAGGLLADAVFARDLPTVLALTLLSAGCVVAAAFLADVVSAVLDPRTRDAAAPLAPAGEAA from the coding sequence CTCCGCTTCGTCCTCAAGCGGGCGGCGTCGGCCCTGCTGACGCTGCTGGGCGTTCTCGCGCTCGTCTTCGGGCTGCTGGCGGCGGCGCCCGGGGATCCCGCGGCGATGGCCGCGAAGGCCGGCGCCCGCGCGTCCGCGGTCTCGCCCGAGGCGCTGGCGGCGTTCCGGAACCTGTACGGACTGGACCGCCCGCCTCTCGAGCGCTTCGGAATCTGGATCGTGCGCGCCGCGCGCTTCGACTTCGGCATCTCCCTGTCGGACGGTCGACCCGTCGGGGCCCGGATCTCGGGCGCTCTGCCCGCGACCGTCACGCTCAATCTCGCCGCGCTTCTCGTCGCGCTCGCTCTCGGCGTGACCGCGGGGATCGCCGCGGCGCGGCGGCCGGGCGGACGGCTCGACCGGATTTCGGGCACGCTCGGCGACGCCCTCTTCGCGACGCCGTCCTTCGTCCTCGGCCTCGTCCTGCTGCTCGTCTTCTCGGGCTGGCTGCGGCTGACGCCCCTCTTCTCGGACGGAGGCGGTTTTCGCGGGTACGTCCTGCCCGTCGTGACGCTCGCGCTTCCGACCGCCGCGTTCCTCGCCCGCTTCGTCCGCTCGTGCGTGGCGTCGGCCCTTGCGGACCCGGCCGCCGCCGCGGGGCGTGCGCGCGGAGAGGGGAGCGGCGCGGCGGTGCGGCGCGCTCTCCGGCGCTCCGCCGCTCCGTTCGCGGCCATGGGAGCCGCTCTCGTGCCGTCGCTCGTCGCGGGCTCCGTCCTCGTCGAGAGGGTGTTCTCGCTGCCCGGCGCCGGCGGCCTCCTCGCCGACGCCGTGTTCGCGCGCGACCTCCCGACGGTCCTGGCCCTGACGCTGCTCTCGGCGGGCTGCGTCGTCGCCGCCGCGTTTCTCGCCGACGTCGTCTCGGCCGTCCTGGACCCGCGGACGCGCGACGCGGCGGCGCCCCTCGCTCCGGCAGGGGAGGCCGCGTGA
- a CDS encoding DUF4126 domain-containing protein codes for MNGLPQLFGTGLGLSAAAGLNSYAVLLVYGAMARFFPEDYTGAIARLLASTPALGVAAVLFLLEFFADKIPGLDHFWHLLHSIVRPLVGALVAIAAVQAEGSTALNVVAGGAGGGVALASHLVKSATRLTSTAVTFGVANAGLSLAEDVVAFLQSLVSIFLPLVALVVVIAIGLLFVLTVPRMARFLDLFGRRRTRPEPTPPA; via the coding sequence ATGAACGGCCTCCCGCAGCTCTTCGGCACGGGGCTCGGCCTTTCGGCCGCGGCCGGCCTCAATTCCTACGCCGTCCTCCTCGTCTACGGAGCGATGGCGCGCTTCTTTCCCGAGGACTACACCGGCGCGATCGCACGCCTCCTCGCCTCGACGCCCGCGCTCGGCGTCGCGGCCGTGCTGTTCCTTCTCGAGTTCTTCGCGGACAAGATTCCGGGACTCGACCATTTCTGGCATCTGCTCCACTCGATCGTGCGCCCGCTCGTCGGCGCGCTCGTCGCGATCGCGGCGGTGCAGGCCGAGGGATCGACCGCGCTGAACGTCGTGGCGGGCGGCGCCGGCGGGGGAGTCGCGCTCGCGTCGCACCTCGTGAAGAGTGCGACGCGGCTCACGTCGACGGCGGTCACGTTCGGCGTCGCGAACGCGGGACTGTCGCTTGCGGAGGACGTCGTCGCGTTCCTCCAGAGTCTCGTTTCGATCTTTCTGCCGCTCGTCGCGCTCGTCGTCGTGATCGCAATCGGCCTGCTCTTCGTCCTAACGGTTCCCCGGATGGCGCGCTTCCTCGACCTTTTCGGGAGGCGCCGCACCCGGCCGGAACCCACGCCGCCGGCCTGA